The DNA segment GGTGCATTGAGAAATTTGTCCTACGGACGTCAGAATGACGAGAACAAACGGGCTATTAAAAATGCCGGCGGTGTAGCAGCATTAATTAGCCTACTGCGACGTACATCAGATGCTGATGTCAAGGAATTGGTAACTGGAGTCCTTTGGAATTTATCATCCTGCGAGGATTTGAAAAAAGCTATCATCGATGATGGTGTTACACTTGTTGTTAATAATATCATAATACCGCACAGTGGCTGGGATCCAAGTGCTTCCAATGGTGAAACATGCTGGTCAACTGTATTCAGAAATGCCTCTGGTGTACTTAGGAATGTGTCGAGTGCTGGGGAGTatgcgagaaaaaaattgagggagtGCGAGGGGCTTGTTGATGCACTTCTCTACGTTGTTAGATCTGctattgaaaaatccaatattggaaataaaattgtggAGAATTGTGTGTGCATTCTCAGAAATCTGAGCTATCGCTGTCAGGAAGTTGAGGATCCCAATTATGATAAACATCCTATACAGACAATCGTGCAGAATCGAATTGCTGCACCTGTCAAAGGTAATTTATTTGAGTTTTTCCtgcatttataatttttttcggaacAAATGCTAGGCCAATGGAAACAAATAAAACATTCTTGCAGGGGAGAATTTGGGCTGCTTTGGTGGTAGTAAGCGAAGGAAAGACGGCCAGCCAGCACAGAAGGAAGTCACAACATCAAAGACGGTAACAACAACAAGAACCGAACCCGTCAAAGGAATGGAGCTGTTGTGGCAACCCGACGTTGTACAGTGTTACTTAAGTCTTCTTCAAACTTGCTCGAATCCCGAAACCCTGGAGGCTGCTGCTGGTGCACTCCAGAATCTCGCTGCGTGCTATTGGCAACCGAGCATTGAGATACGTGCAGCTGTCCGTAAGGAAAAGTGCCTACCAATACTGGTTGAACTACTACGTATGGAGGTCGATCGTGTTGTATGTGCAGTGGCAACCGCCCTGAGGAATCTTGCTATCGATCAGCGAAACAAGGAGCTCATCGGAAAATACGCTATGAGAGATTTAATTCAGAAATTACCATCTGGTAATAATCAACATGATCAGGGTACTAGTGACGACACAATTGCTGCTGTTCTTGCAACTTTAAATGAAGTTATCAAGAAGAATGCGGAATTCTCGAGATCTGTGCTGGATGCGGGTGGGGTCGAGAGGCTCATGAATATTACGAAACAGAGGCAGAAGTATACTGCTCGTGTTCTCAAATTTGCCGGTGAGTTGAGCTTCATTTCTTGAACACATGTTTGGAATAAATCCGGAAAttttagagattttttttggtggagggacagggatatttttcacaatttgttATACTCTATTTTCAGGACAAGTATTATTCACAATGTGGCAGCATGCGGAGCTACGTGAGGTTTATAAGAAGCACGGGTGGAAGGAGGCTGATTTTGTTACGAAAACGGTTGCTGCGCGCAACAGTTCCGGCCTCAATTCACCAAATAATGCAAACAGGTTAGAAAAGTTTCTATTGGATTGTGATTGTTGGAATATATTACCATTTCCTTGAAgatttgagagaattttttgcgTTGACTTTTTACGAGaatattctattgaaaaaaatcaacagtattttatttgtctatgcaatttatttctattttttagtttttcaacaaaactacgaggatagaaaaataaaggaatattattttaagataaaaagtgaaaaacaaatacaaaggTGTacatggaatgaaaaataaaattgccatttttttaGTTATGATTTCAGCACATTGAATAGGCCCATGGCAAGCCAGGGTAGCACCCGATATGAAGACCGGACTATGCAAAGATCGAACATGAATTCAAATAATATCGGACGGTCTAACGTTTATCAATCCGTAAGTCACGTTtagaagaaaaacaaaaattaattttttattctcccatTTTCTGCCTTTCTAATCTCTGATCGAATCcatatattttatcattttgttaCATCGTCAACTCAAAtttgttcaattttatttcactgggGGTGGGTTATCCCCCAGGCTAAAAAGCATTTTTCCTATCAGTCTAATTCTAAAATGCATGCGACAGTCAATGATATTTGAAGACAAGAAACAATTATGTGGTGGGAGATATGCAGTATCCAAAATGAGGTGAATGCGGTATCTTTGGTTGGGGGGAACTGCATATAGCCCACGAATTCTGTGATTTAACCCTTAACTACATCCAACGAGCTTCTTGCACAATATAAGAATCAATTAAACGAAttatcatgaatttttcacttccTTATGAGCGAatggtgaatttattttccagtAGTTAAGGGTAAACTCGCCGGAGATCTGttttattaaagaaaaatctaGACGAGAACCTAGTGGAATGTTGAATTACCTCtgaaaatgttttatttctttcctttcattcttttatatttcaaaaaatgacCAATTTCTTTATAGTTAATTTAATTACGTTGGAATGTGTTTTCAGggttaatcaatttttcaagaataaagttaagaaaaacaaaaacgcTCAGTGGTACTACATATACAAGACTCCCTGTAATTTAAAgtataaaaacgaaaaaaaaaaaaaaataacagaatcATGCCCATGAAGAGTCTTCTTCACCTTGCATCGATAAGCTAAGGAAAgtgaaattaataatcataaatGAAACAAAACGGCGTAACTAATTTACACAAGTGAGCATTAAAGGAGCTGAAGACGATGAAAGGAATCTAACACTGTGGTTCATTttctataataatttttattcattattttatttacacgAACTATTATGTGGGTAGGATCTAGTGATACAAcaatgaaaagagaaaaatcatcTTCCGCAAAACTTCACGTCAACAGTTCCTAAGTAATAGGTACTAATAATAATCCATCTAGAGttaaattttaacaaaaaaaagtaattcattattttacgTTAACGATGAAATAACGTAGGAAAAATCATCTTTATAACTGGAACTAAAATTTGATATGCAGCTCTTCGAAACTATacaaattgcataatttttattcaagtaTTTCTCACTAAtggactaaaaaaaaaattatttgcgaCTTCACCCTTCCATCGCGAGGTTCTCCTCCACAATGCCCTGTCGTTCGTCCCCGCTCCGATCCACGAGAGGGAAAACACCAATAAtagggggaaataaaaatgattcgtGCACGCGTGGAGACAGCGATGGAGGGGgaatttttgtcattgaattacaaaaaaaaaacaaggcaGTTGCATGACTCATAAATATACACGTACATGTATATATAAATCTATGTATATATAATAATTCGCAGCAATATTAaatcattgataaataaataacaccTACTACAACTCTTTATATGTCTAACGCAAGATGagcaaatggaaaaaatgagggaaatgtGTTCTACATGCGTTTTATACACATTTGTCATAATTAAAACTaaacgaacaaaaaaaaatgaatacatATTGTAGTAGACACCATTTAGGAGGAAAGATGAAAGACTCGCATGCATAATAATTCTCATACTTTCTTTTATATTAAGTGTGTACTTTATCGAGAAAGTAGGgagtatgaaaaatataacgaAACAATTAAagtaataataaaagaataacagacgtttttttaatctctcatttctcttcatttgTTGTATAAAATATCCCTATTtagtcattgaattttcacattGTGGAGCAGTGGAGCGCGTGGTAATTACCATACGTTGGGccatgggtttttttttcagtggtgtGCACTGTGGCACCTGTTCACGGTGGAAAATGGGGGAGAATCTATCCCCTCTTTTTACCGGTCATTTCCTGAACCATGCTTATGTTTGTTATACGGTGGAGACCCTTTCACAGCTGCACACGGGACACTCTCAGGCTGGACATTGCCGGGTCTTCAGGTGCCTCGATTAATTCAgtctttcaaaatttcatgtgATGATcctcaattaaatattaattaatatcaaaGGTAGTTCGTGCTGTGAAGGTACCACTTGTGCAATCGTTAGTGGAGTTGCGTTTGTACCAGAGTTTATCAATTGTTATGGTTTTGTGTGAAATACTCCGTATTATATTGGCACCGGAAATcgtctttttgaagaaagaaCATTGTGCTAAACCGGttcttttcccttttttttttctctcgctgAAAAGTGCTCGATGATTACCATGTGAAGGGTATTCAGTAAGTTCAAGGGTTTGTGCCCGTTGTAACAGTGTATTACGAGGAGTTGTAATCTTTAATTTGTTGTGGATGAAGAGAACAGAGAATCCTTCAGATGTGGCAGGAAATGAGTGTCTGGACACGTGAATCCTATCCACTGCTATAATGCTGAAGTTATTGTTGATTATTTCGTTGATTAATTTGAATTCAGCGCAATGTAAGTAGCAATTTTTTACCAATGTCGCTCCAGGGAACATGGTTGTGGGGGGCTATTTTAATCGTGATTTTGGTTGAAGTGATTAGAGACACAAGATGCTTTCTGGAAAACGGTGCAACATCCTCGCATCTCTTCGTCAGCGAGGACAAAAAAGTTGGGGATACGATAGGTGTTTTAGGGGTCCTCGGGGATCCAAGTATCGATGGAGATATAGAATTACATCTTCAGGAGCACGATAGTCCAGTTACTATATTACCTCATTCAAGAAATTTAACGCTTATTAGACCACTTGACAAGGAGGGCATCGATGGTCCCGCCAGTGTATACATTAACATTATATGCGAGAGACGACACACGCTAGATCCCGTAAGTTCATAAGTCTGGAAAGTCGTGTCACGAGTTTATTTCAcgtatcaaaaaatttaatagaaaatatttcctacaatttattttactgAGATTGCTCTTCGCGTGATTATTCTGGTGAGAAGAGAAAGGGAAGCAACAATTTTATAacatacttttatttttttaaaaagccTCCAAAAAATCGTACGAAAGTCGCGTACTTTTCTGCTAATTTTTTGcacttttttatttgaaaactaCTTCCGCAATATTTTCGTAATAATTCATTATCTCTCTCGCAAATTGCCCTCATAATTTCAGTTTGTTAACAGTAGAATTAATTCATAAGTCACAATGCCGGCCACTTTCTACGAGAAGGGGTCTTCCCCCAACTTTCTAAAACCTAGCGATCTGcatcgacatttttttttggtgcatCCACTTGTTACCGAAAAATCCCTGTCACTGTTTTTCAATCcccaattaatgaaattatgtgCTGATACTACAGTTATTGCGTATTTCAGGGCTTTATGATACCTGTAAATATACGAGTAACCGACGCCAACGATAACGCGCCCCAGTTCGTCAATGCACCCTACATTCTCAACATTTCCGAGGTAAACAATAATCCAAACAATAGCCTGaacattttcaatattatcaatgaatcattaattatctccgatattttttcttcacttcaataattatatttattaattctgCTCCTAGTCCTTTCCCCCGTTTTatttttccgtcatttttacctcCAGTCCctctttaattaaataatctcTCTTTCACTAATTTCACGACCTTTTTAATGGGTATTTCCCCATTcacttaaaataaaattaattgaattggatttttcccagatttttttcttcatttcaagTATTATACTTAGCAGTTCAGCATTTAGAGTTTCGTTGTTGAAAGCCATTAATGCATGAAATTCAGCAAACCGTAACTTGAGTTTAACGTTTGGAGTAGGGGATGTAGCGAATGACGAGTCAACTTGAAATTTCGTTATGTGTTAGTGAACGAGACGAGTGGGTGAGCTAGCGCGTTACCAGCTACGCGTAACGCTGTACTCACTCGCCGTTACAATAAAACAGCGGATATTTCCTATGTTTCGTTGGAGATGTGCCATTAGTGGATGAATCTTGGCCATCTGACATGGAAAAATTACGCTATTTCAAACAGTTGTTTTTATCTCCTTTTCCATGAATCCAGGTCACTGTGGTGGGGACCAGGGTGCTCCAGGGTGTCAGAGCCATCGATGTCGATCAACCGGGACCGTACTCCACTGTGCAATATGCCGTTCTCCCTGGCTCACATtctgtaattaattaaattttttatggggTCC comes from the Diachasmimorpha longicaudata isolate KC_UGA_2023 chromosome 11, iyDiaLong2, whole genome shotgun sequence genome and includes:
- the LOC135167390 gene encoding catenin delta-2 isoform X3 is translated as MSNNQLVDSCLGPTETDYHSSNGQAETHSVHSSQLSVQDDPLLRGHNQQTSQQITSVTKVIREVSHIEPEAGAVNYIPVPLMSQEYPHGDPCYAADPYMVNFDHYDPYVGYATQAEYPAPHAAYAQDSHSPHSPHSPSDHSRTTPPHEYLRKGPQYVEGGYNDMESVLNPALQDHYRITPSPGGPGDQYDESKVAYGYVSPSPYGPVAYGATIGVPPVALSSEGPSYDDSHQVQLPVSLAPGMFEDDLHLQRLQTRHSVPGMASPLGDDPKSMRWRDPNLSEVIGFLSNPNNIIKANAAAYLQHLCYMDDPNKQKTRSLGGIPPLVQLLENESPDVYRNACGALRNLSYGRQNDENKRAIKNAGGVAALISLLRRTSDADVKELVTGVLWNLSSCEDLKKAIIDDGVTLVVNNIIIPHSGWDPSASNGETCWSTVFRNASGVLRNVSSAGEYARKKLRECEGLVDALLYVVRSAIEKSNIGNKIVENCVCILRNLSYRCQEVEDPNYDKHPIQTIVQNRIAAPVKGENLGCFGGSKRRKDGQPAQKEVTTSKTVTTTRTEPVKGMELLWQPDVVQCYLSLLQTCSNPETLEAAAGALQNLAACYWQPSIEIRAAVRKEKCLPILVELLRMEVDRVVCAVATALRNLAIDQRNKELIGKYAMRDLIQKLPSGNNQHDQGTSDDTIAAVLATLNEVIKKNAEFSRSVLDAGGVERLMNITKQRQKYTARVLKFAGQVLFTMWQHAELREVYKKHGWKEADFVTKTVAARNSSGLNSPNNANSYDFSTLNRPMASQGSTRYEDRTMQRSNMNSNNIGRSNVYQSVSHV
- the LOC135167390 gene encoding catenin delta-2 isoform X2 gives rise to the protein MSNNQLVDSCLLVNRRVEQRQEHNVTRIEIKKSGPTETDYHSSNGQAETHSVHSSQLSVQDDPLLRGHNQQTSQQITSVTKVIREVSHIEPEAGAVNYIPVPLMSQEYPHGDPCYAADPYMVNFDHYDPYVGYATQAEYPAPHAAYAQDSHSPHSPHSPSDHSRTTPPHEYLRKGPQYVEGGYNDMESVLNPALQDHYRITPSPGGPGDQYDESKVAYGYVSPSPYGPVAYGATIGVPPVALSSEGPSYDDSHQVQLPVSLAPGMFEDDLHLQRLQTRHSVPGMASPLGDDPKSMRWRDPNLSEVIGFLSNPNNIIKANAAAYLQHLCYMDDPNKQKTRSLGGIPPLVQLLENESPDVYRNACGALRNLSYGRQNDENKRAIKNAGGVAALISLLRRTSDADVKELVTGVLWNLSSCEDLKKAIIDDGVTLVVNNIIIPHSGWDPSASNGETCWSTVFRNASGVLRNVSSAGEYARKKLRECEGLVDALLYVVRSAIEKSNIGNKIVENCVCILRNLSYRCQEVEDPNYDKHPIQTIVQNRIAAPVKGENLGCFGGSKRRKDGQPAQKEVTTSKTVTTTRTEPVKGMELLWQPDVVQCYLSLLQTCSNPETLEAAAGALQNLAACYWQPSIEIRAAVRKEKCLPILVELLRMEVDRVVCAVATALRNLAIDQRNKELIGKYAMRDLIQKLPSGNNQHDQGTSDDTIAAVLATLNEVIKKNAEFSRSVLDAGGVERLMNITKQRQKYTARVLKFAGQVLFTMWQHAELREVYKKHGWKEADFVTKTVAARNSSGLNSPNNANSYDFSTLNRPMASQGSTRYEDRTMQRSNMNSNNIGRSNVYQSG
- the LOC135167390 gene encoding catenin delta-2 isoform X1 — protein: MSNNQLVDSCLLVNRRVEQRQEHNVTRIEIKKSGPTETDYHSSNGQAETHSVHSSQLSVQDDPLLRGHNQQTSQQITSVTKVIREVSHIEPEAGAVNYIPVPLMSQEYPHGDPCYAADPYMVNFDHYDPYVGYATQAEYPAPHAAYAQDSHSPHSPHSPSDHSRTTPPHEYLRKGPQYVEGGYNDMESVLNPALQDHYRITPSPGGPGDQYDESKVAYGYVSPSPYGPVAYGATIGVPPVALSSEGPSYDDSHQVQLPVSLAPGMFEDDLHLQRLQTRHSVPGMASPLGDDPKSMRWRDPNLSEVIGFLSNPNNIIKANAAAYLQHLCYMDDPNKQKTRSLGGIPPLVQLLENESPDVYRNACGALRNLSYGRQNDENKRAIKNAGGVAALISLLRRTSDADVKELVTGVLWNLSSCEDLKKAIIDDGVTLVVNNIIIPHSGWDPSASNGETCWSTVFRNASGVLRNVSSAGEYARKKLRECEGLVDALLYVVRSAIEKSNIGNKIVENCVCILRNLSYRCQEVEDPNYDKHPIQTIVQNRIAAPVKGENLGCFGGSKRRKDGQPAQKEVTTSKTVTTTRTEPVKGMELLWQPDVVQCYLSLLQTCSNPETLEAAAGALQNLAACYWQPSIEIRAAVRKEKCLPILVELLRMEVDRVVCAVATALRNLAIDQRNKELIGKYAMRDLIQKLPSGNNQHDQGTSDDTIAAVLATLNEVIKKNAEFSRSVLDAGGVERLMNITKQRQKYTARVLKFAGQVLFTMWQHAELREVYKKHGWKEADFVTKTVAARNSSGLNSPNNANSYDFSTLNRPMASQGSTRYEDRTMQRSNMNSNNIGRSNVYQSVSHV